From the Actinopolymorpha singaporensis genome, the window ACATCCTGGCCAACGGCGCCCGGCTGGACGAGACCGACGACGCCGACGCACCACAGGTCAAGTGGCGTTCGCTGTTCCGCTACCGCACGGTGCGCGGGATGATGCTCGGCTTCTTCTGCCTGAACTTCGTCATCTACTTCTTCCTCACGTGGTTCCCGACCTACCTCAAGGACGCCCGCGGGATGGACCTCGCGCAGATGGGCACGCTCGGCATGGTGCCCGGCATCTGCGCGGTGCTGCTCGGCTGGCTGGCCGGCCGGCTCGGTGACCGGGCGGTCCAGCGGGGAGCCGACGTCACCCGCGTGCGCAAGACGGTGATGGTCGGCGGCCTGCTCGGCGGCGCGGTCATCGTGTTCGCCGCGATGGCGACCTCGATCTACCTGGCGCTGGTGTTCCTGGCGATCTCCTACACCAGCCTCGCCGTCGCCGCGACCGGAATCTGGTCGCTGCCCGGCGACGTCGCGCCCAGCTCGCGGCACGTCGCCTCGATCGGCGGGATCCAGAACTTCGCGTCCAACATCGCGGGGATCATCAGTCCGTACGTCATGGGCGTCCTGCTCGACATGTACGAGGGCAACTACCTGCCGTCGTTCCTGGTCGCGGCGGTCGTCGCCGTGATCGGCGCACTCACGTACGCGTTCGTGGTCGGCAAGGCCGAACCGCTGCCGCCACTGCCCGCCCGGCACTGACCCGCCGACCAGACGGGGCCCGGCCGGCCGAAGCGGCCGGCCGGGCCTCAGACGACCACACCGACCAGGGTGAGAAGTCCGGCGGCCAGCAGGGCTACCGCCCAGATCAGGTCGAGATTGATCCAGGTCGTGCGCAGGATGGCCAGGCCGGCGAACTGGTAGACCACGAACGCGATCACCCCGCCGACCGCGACCATCGCCACGGTGTGCACACCGGCGGCGAGCAGGCCGTGCACCGCGGCCTCGCCCAGGCCGGTGGCGCCGTGACCGGGACTGTTCGCCGCGGGCACCGGCTCCGCCGACGTCGCATGCCCCGGATGCCCGGCCGGGCCCGCGCGTCCGCCGGAGGCCAGAACGGGTACGAGCATCAGGCCCGCGCCGTGCACCGAGGCCATCAGGAACGACCACGCCGCCAGCTGCCAGGCGGACAGCCGCATCCCCACCCATGCGAAGTGGCGCTTGGACAGCAGCCGCCACGTTCCCATGCCCACCAGCGCGACACCGCCCGCGACGGCCACCACCCGGGTCGTCCACGCGGACGCGCCGACGGTCACCGCCACCGCCACCGCGGCGATCGAGGCGAGGTGCCCGGCGCCGATGGGCGCCAGCGAACGCGCCATCGCCCATCGGCTGCGTTCCTGCAGGCCGATCGCCACCGCGAGCAGCCACCCCATCGCGGGATTGAGCCCGTGGAAGGCGCCGAGGCCGGCCAGGGCGAGCGTCGTTCCCAGTGTCATCCGGTCATCGGGGCAGTACGGCCATCAGGGGAAGCAGTAGGAGTCCGACGAGGCGTCGCCGCCCTGGAGGCGGATCTGGTGCACCCGGCGCCCCCGGAAGTCCGCGCCGTGGGGGAAGAACCGCTCGTCCGGAGTCAGACCACCCGTCCGCGGGTCGACGTCGAGCTTGGCCACCCACGCCCCCACCCCGTCGGGGTAGAACTGGTCGTCCCACGCCCCGTAGAGGGAGTTCGAGACGTACACCCGGGTCCCGTCCCGGCTGACCTCCACCATCTGTGGCCCCCCGGACAACGCGAGCTCCGGCGCGGCGGGATGGGGGGTACGCCGTAGGACCCCTCCGAGCCGGACCGACCCCGTCTGCCGCGGATGCTCGGGGTCGGTGACGTCGTACTGCAGCAACTCCCCGGTCCCCCACGCCGAGACGTACAGGAAGCGGTCGTCGACCGACAGGTCGATGTCGGTGACCAGTGGTGGGACCGCACCGAACGGCTGCAGCGCGGGCGGCAGGTCGGCGGCGTCCGCCGGCTCGGCCGGGATCTCGATCACCTTCCGCACCGCGAACTGCGAACCCTCGCGGGTCCACAGCCACACCGACGCGGACAGGTCCTCGGTGCTCACCACCACGCCGACGAAGCCGTACTGCTTCCGAGGGTCGTGGGCCGGGCGCAACTCCAGCGCCATCTGGTACTGCGCGCCGAGGTCGACGGTCTGGATGTTGCGTCGTTTGCGCAGATCCCAGAAGTGCAGCCGGTGGCCGTACTTGTTGGCCAGCAGGAGCTCGGGCACCACGCCGTTCTCGATCATCGAGGGCGTGCCCCACTCGCTGGTCACCGCGACGTCGTGGCCGATGTGCCACCACAGGTCGTAGGCGAGGTACTGGTCGCCCCGGTCGGCCTCCCAGGGCCCGCGCACCTCGAACGTGGTGTGGTCCAGGATCGCGACCCCGCCCGGGCCTTCCTCGCCGTGGCCGCCGAGCGCGGACACGTAGATCCCCTCCGGGCCACAGTGGACGGTGTGGGGCCGGGAGTAACCGGCCCGCTTGCCGAGTTCGTCGGCCTCCAGCACCTTGACGATCCGCGGGCTGGCCGGGTCGTCGCGGGTGTCGATGACGTAGATCCGTGACGAGCGGATTCCGGGAACGACGAGGTAGCGGCGTTCCACGTGGGGATGTGCCGCCGTCGGGCACAGCGCACTGCTGCAGGCGTTCCAGCCGAAGTGGTGCACCTCGTCACCGAGGTTCGGCAGATCCGTCCAGCCGACCACCTCGCCGTAGGAGCCGGAAGTCTGGTCGACGTCGAGCACCGCGAGCGCGTCGGGCTTGTCGGCCGGACGGGCGAACGCCGCGACGTAGGCGAGCTTCTCAGCCGGCGCGGCGGCGGCGTCTCGCGGCGAGGGATAGAACGTCGGGTCCGGGGTGAACCGGGGCACGTCGACCACTCCTGTCGGACGAGGCAGACCAACGAGTCGGACCTACGAGGCAGAACAACGTCTGCCCCGACTCCGGCGACCCGGCCACTTTGTCACGCCGCGCGAGCACCGGGCAACAGTCGCCGCGCGGCGTGACCCACGCTCACTTCTCCACGTGCCCCCAGCTGTCCCAGTAGGTGATCTCCTCGACCGGGCGGCGCTTGGCGGGCTTGAAGTCGGTGCCGATGGTGTAGGCAACCGGCAGCAGGGCGGCCTGGGTGACATCCGGCGGGATGCCGAGCAGCTCTGCGGCCTCCTCCTCTTGGGCGAGGTGGAACGACGTCCACGCCGAGCCGAGGCCGCGCGAGCGCAACGCCAGCTGGAAGCTCCAGATGGCCGGGTGGATCGAGCCGAAGAAGCCGGCGGCGTGCCGCACGTCGGTGATGCGGCCCTCGATGCACGGCACGACCAGCGCCGGAACTCGGTCGATGACCTCCATGAGGTAACGGGCCGAATCCTGCACGCGGTCCTGCTGGGCGCCCCGGGACTCCGCCTGGCCGGCAGCACGCATGTAGGCGGCGCCGCCGGAGCGGTAGAGCTCCCCCAGCCGGGCACGCTTGTCCGGATCGGTCACGATCACCCAGCGCCAGCCCTGCTGGTTGCTGCCGGTCGGCGCCTGGACGGCGAGCCGGAGACAGTCCAGCAGCACCTCCCGCGGCACCGGGCGGTCGAGGTCGAGTCGCTTGCGCACCGCCCGGGTGGTGGTGAGCAGGTGGTCGGTGGCCTGCGTGTCGATTGGTTGAGACATGCGTTCGACCCTACCGACGGCCCGAGGATCAGCGGGTCGCGCGCCGAAGCGCCGGCCCGACGTCCCCTACGACCTCCTCGTCGTCGCCGTCTTCTTCGCCGTCGGCGCCTTCTTCGCGGTTGCCGTCTTCCGGGCGCCCGCCGCGGGCTTGGCCGGGGCTGGCTTCTTCGTCGCCTTGCGGGCGCCGGTCGCCTTACCAGTGGCCGACTTGGTGGTGGCCGACTTGGTGGCGGTCGACTTGGTGGTGCCCCGCGACGCACCGGTGGACTGGCTCGCCGCGGACGCCGCCTGCACCGAAGCCGTGCCCGAACCGACGGAGGAGGCCGGCAGCACGTGCCGCAGGAACTGCCCGGTGTAGCTGTTCTCGTCGGCCGCGACCTCCTCCGGCGTACCCTCGGCGATCACCTCACCGCCGCGGTTGCCGCCTTCCGGACCGAGGTCGATCAGCCAGTCGGCGGTCTTGATCACGTCGAGGTTGTGCTCGATCACGATCACGGTGTTGCCCTGGTCGACCAGTCTGCCGAGGACGCCGAGCAGCTTGCGGATGTCCTCGAAGTGCAGCCCCGTGGTCGGCTCGTCCAGGACGTACAGGGTGCGACCGGTCGACCGCTTCTGCAGCTCCGACGCGAGCTTGACCCGCTGGGCCTCGCCTCCGGACAGGGTCGGTGCGGACTGGCCCATCCGCACGTACCCGAGGCCCACGTCGACCAGAGTGCGCAGGTGCCGCGAGATCGCCGGGATGGCCTCGAAAAACTCCAGTGCCTCCTCGATCGGCATGTCGAGGACCTCGGAGATCGTCTTGTTCTTGTAGTGGACCTCCAGCGTCTCCCGGTTGTACCGGGCGCCGTGACACACCTCGCAGGGGACGTAGACGTCCGGCAGGAAGTTCATCTCGATCTTGATCGTCCCGTCGCCGGAGCACGCCTCGCAGCGCCCGCCCTTGACGTTGAACGAGAACCGGCCAGGGAGGTAGCCGCGGATCTTCGCCTCCGGCGTCTCCGCGAACAGCCGCCGGATGTGGTCGAACACGCCGGTGTAGGTGGCCGGGTTGGACCGCGGCGTACGGCCGATCGGCGACTGGTCGACGTGGATCACCTTGTCGATGTTGTCGGTGCCGGTGATCTTCTGGTGCCGGCCGGGCACCTCCCGCGCGCCGTAGATCTGCTTGGCGAGCGAGGTGTAGAGGATGTCGTTGACCAGGGTCGACTTCCCCGAGCCGGAGACCCCGGTGACCGCGATGAAGGTGCCCAGCGGGAACGACACCGTGACGTCGCGGAGGTTGTGCTCCCACGCCTTGTGCACGGTGATCTGCCGCTTCGGGTTGATCGGGCGGCGCAGGTCGGGGATGGGGATCGACCGCCGGCCGGAGAGGTACTGCCCGGTCATCGAGTCGGGGTGGTCGTACAGCTCCTGGACCGAGCCGGTGTGCACCACCTGGCCGCCGTGCTCGCCGGCGCCGGGGCCGATGTCGACCACCCAGTCGGCGGTGCGGATGGTGTCCTCGTCGTGCTCCACCACGATCAGGGTGTTGCCGATGTCACGGAGGCGGACCAGGGTCTCGATCAGCCGGTGGTTGTCGCGCTGGTGCAGGCCGATCGACGGCTCGTCCAGGACGTACAGAACGCCGACCAGCCCGGACCCGATCTGGGTCGCCAGCCGGATGCGCTGCGCCTCGCCGCCGGACAGCGAGCCGGAGGGCCGGTCGAGGGTGAGGTAGTCCAGGCCGACGTCGAGCAGGAACCGCAGCCGCTCGCCGATCTCCTTGAGCACCCGCTCGGCGATCTGCTTCTCGCGCGGGCTCAGCTCCAGGCCGCGCAGGAACTCGGCGACGTCGCCGATCGGCAGTGCCGACGCCTCGGCGATCGACCGGTCGCCGATCGTCACCGCGAGCGAGATCGGCTTCAGCCGCGATCCCTGGCAGCTCGGGCAGGCCACCTCGCGCATGTAGCCCTCGAACCGCTCCCGGCTGGAGTCGGACTCCGCCTCCGCGTGCCGGCGGGAGACGTAGGGGATCACCCCCTCGTAGGTGGTGTAGTAGGAACGCTCGCGGCCGTAGCGGTTGCGGTAGCGGACGTGCACCTGGTCGGGGTAGCCGTGCAGCAGCGCCTTGCGAACCTTCGCCGGCAGGCGCTCGAACGGCGTGTCGGTGCGGAAGCCGATGGTGGTGGCCAGCGCCTCGACCAGGCGCCCGAAGTAGTCGGTCACGTGTGCACCGGCCCACGGTGCCAGCGCGCCCTCGTCAAGGCTCTTCGTCGGGTCCGGCACCACCAGGTCGGGGTCGACCTCCATCCGGGTGCCGAGGCCGGTGCAGTCCGGGCAGGCGCCGTAGGGAGAGTTGAACGAGAACGACCGCGGCTCGAGCTCCTCGAAGGACAGGTCGTCGTCGGGGCAGTACAGGTGCTCCGACCAGACCCGCTCCCGGTGTGGGTCGTTCTCCGGCAGGTCGACGAAGTCGAGGGTGACCAGACCGCCGCCGAGGTGCAGCGCGGTCTCGATGGAGTCGTTCAGCCGCCGCTTGGCCGAGCTCTTCAGCCCGAGCCGGTCGACCACCACCTCGATGGTGTGCTTGCGCTGCTTGTCGAGCTTCGGCACCTCGCCCAGCGGGTGAACCTCGCCGTCGACCCGGACCCGGGAGTAGCCCTGCGTGGTGAGCTGGCGGAACAGGTCGGTGTATTCGCCCTTGCGGCCGCGCACCAGCGGTGCGAGCACCTGGAAGCGGGTGCCCTCGTCGAACTCGAGCACCCGGTCGACGATCTGCTGCGGTGTCTGCCGGGCGATGGGACGCCCGCACACCGGGCAGTGCGGGTGGCCGATCCGGGCGTAGAGGAGCCGGAGGTAGTCGTAGACCTCGGTGATCGTGCCGACCGTGGACCTGGGGTTGCGGGAGGTGGACTTCTGGTCGATGGAGACCGCGGGCGACAGGCCCTCGATGAAGTCGACGTCGGGCTTGTCCATCTGGCCGAGGAACTGCCGGGCGTACGCCGACAGCGACTCGACGTAGCGGCGCTGGCCCTCGGCGAAGATCGTGTCGAACGCGAGGCTCGACTTGCCCGACCCGGACAGGCCGGTGAAGACGATGAGGGCGTCACGCGGCAACTCCAGGGACACGTCCTTGAGGTTGTGCTCGCGGGCACCGCGGATGATCAGCTGGTCGGACACGTGGCGGTTCCGTCCTCGGCAGCGGGGGTGGTGGGCTGTGGTTGGTGCGGGTGGTCTGGCGTGTGTGGCGCGTGCTGGTGATCGAACGGCCAGGTCAGCAGCCCCCTGAGGGGCCGCGGGCCGGCCGGTCGGCGGCCGAGTTTTGTCAGGGCTTGGCCATGCTAGCCCCGCCCACCGACAAGCCCCGGCGGCCGCCTCGTTCCGTCACACCCACTCACCCCGAGTCTTCCTCGCCTGGCCATGTGCGGCCACACGGGGCCGGTATCCCCCTGCGGGTTGGACTTGCCCCCGGCGCACCCCGAAAGAATGGTCGGAACCGCAGGAAAACCGCCGCGCCGTCGCATCGGTTCCGATTCCCATCACCCGGGTCGAAGATCCGTTCGCGCCCGGCTCGGCCTGCTCGTCCCCGTACAGAATGGGTTTCGATGATTCGTATCGCCATGCTCAGCTTCTGGCACGTCCACGCCCTCGGCTACGCCCGCCAGGCCCAGGAACACCCGGGCACGGAGATCGTGGCCGCCTGGGACGAGGACCCGGCACGCGGCCGGGCCGAGGCGGACAAGCTGGGTGTCCCCTTCCACGAGAACCTCGCCGACGTGCTCGCCCGAGACGACGTGGACGCGGTGATCGTGGACACGCCGACCAACATCCACCCCGAGGTGATCAGCGCCGCCGCCCGGGCCGGCAAGCACATCTTCACCGAGAAGGTGCTCGCCCTCACCGTGCGCGAGTGCAACGAGATCCTCGCCGAGGTCGACAAGGCGGGCGTGGCGCTGATCCTGTCGCTGCCCAGGCTGTACCACGGCTACACCCAGGCGGTCCGGGAGGTTCTGGACTCCGGGGCTCTCGGTGACCTCGCGGTGGTCCGCACCCGGCTGTCCCACGGCGGGGCGGTCGGCGAGGGCTGGCTGCCGGAGCACTTCTACGACCCCGAGCAGTGCGGCGGCGGCGCGCTGGTCGACCTCGGCTGCCACCCGATGTACCTCACCCGGCTGTTCCTCGGCGCGATGCCCGAGTCGGTGAGTGCGAGCTACGGCCACGTCACCGGCCGCCAGGTCGAGGACAACGCGGTCGCCGTGCTCCGCTACCCCAACGGCGCGCTCGGCGTCGTCGAGGCCGGCTTCGCCACGACGTACTCCCCCTTCACCATCGAGATCCACGGCACCAAGGGCAGCCTGCTGTTCGGTACGCCCGAGCAGAAGCTGCTGGTGCGCAGCCCCGCACACGAGGACGGCGAGAAGTGGGTCGAGCTCCCCGTGCCCGACGACCAGCCGGACGCGTTCGCCCAGTGGGTCCAGCACATCAACGACGGCACCCGGGCGACCGCCAACGTCGAGATGGGCGTCGACCTCACCCGCCTGATGGAGGCCGCCAACCACTCGGTCGCCGTCGACGGGCCGGTGCGCATCGACAGCGTGACCGGCTGAACACCCTGACCCCGAGCTGACCCGGACGACCGTCCGGACAAGCGGAGATCGGCAGCGTCGCCGAGATCCCGTACATCCCGGTCGACGGAAACCCCCGGACCGGCCGGGACCGCGCGTCAACCCCGCAGTTGCAAACCAGGAGGATCTCCCCAATGACCGTGAACGTCGGGCTCATCGGCTGTGGCGGCATCTCCAACCCGCACGTCCGTGGCTACCTCGAAATCCCCGACCGGGCGAAGGTGACCGCGGTCGCCGACGTGGTCGAGGAGAACGCCCGCACCCGCGCCGAGCAGGTCGGCGGCGCCCAGGTCTTCTCCGACTACCGC encodes:
- a CDS encoding MFS transporter; translated protein: MATSSQQRTDTAPKPPAGASRARYVVLWIAFAGLTLNYLDRANLAVALPFMQDSMHIELSHAQQGLIFGAFFWAYDGFMLLAGWFADRAGPRRALTFAAVWWSIFTILTSLARGFWSLFAVRFALGAGESPAYPAATKANARWFPRHERAFAAAVVDSGSRVGNTLALPIVTGLIALVSWHFSFIVLGVLGVVWAAIWYRFYRDPTEHPRANDLEREYILANGARLDETDDADAPQVKWRSLFRYRTVRGMMLGFFCLNFVIYFFLTWFPTYLKDARGMDLAQMGTLGMVPGICAVLLGWLAGRLGDRAVQRGADVTRVRKTVMVGGLLGGAVIVFAAMATSIYLALVFLAISYTSLAVAATGIWSLPGDVAPSSRHVASIGGIQNFASNIAGIISPYVMGVLLDMYEGNYLPSFLVAAVVAVIGALTYAFVVGKAEPLPPLPARH
- a CDS encoding nitroreductase family protein; translated protein: MSQPIDTQATDHLLTTTRAVRKRLDLDRPVPREVLLDCLRLAVQAPTGSNQQGWRWVIVTDPDKRARLGELYRSGGAAYMRAAGQAESRGAQQDRVQDSARYLMEVIDRVPALVVPCIEGRITDVRHAAGFFGSIHPAIWSFQLALRSRGLGSAWTSFHLAQEEEAAELLGIPPDVTQAALLPVAYTIGTDFKPAKRRPVEEITYWDSWGHVEK
- the uvrA gene encoding excinuclease ABC subunit UvrA translates to MSDQLIIRGAREHNLKDVSLELPRDALIVFTGLSGSGKSSLAFDTIFAEGQRRYVESLSAYARQFLGQMDKPDVDFIEGLSPAVSIDQKSTSRNPRSTVGTITEVYDYLRLLYARIGHPHCPVCGRPIARQTPQQIVDRVLEFDEGTRFQVLAPLVRGRKGEYTDLFRQLTTQGYSRVRVDGEVHPLGEVPKLDKQRKHTIEVVVDRLGLKSSAKRRLNDSIETALHLGGGLVTLDFVDLPENDPHRERVWSEHLYCPDDDLSFEELEPRSFSFNSPYGACPDCTGLGTRMEVDPDLVVPDPTKSLDEGALAPWAGAHVTDYFGRLVEALATTIGFRTDTPFERLPAKVRKALLHGYPDQVHVRYRNRYGRERSYYTTYEGVIPYVSRRHAEAESDSSRERFEGYMREVACPSCQGSRLKPISLAVTIGDRSIAEASALPIGDVAEFLRGLELSPREKQIAERVLKEIGERLRFLLDVGLDYLTLDRPSGSLSGGEAQRIRLATQIGSGLVGVLYVLDEPSIGLHQRDNHRLIETLVRLRDIGNTLIVVEHDEDTIRTADWVVDIGPGAGEHGGQVVHTGSVQELYDHPDSMTGQYLSGRRSIPIPDLRRPINPKRQITVHKAWEHNLRDVTVSFPLGTFIAVTGVSGSGKSTLVNDILYTSLAKQIYGAREVPGRHQKITGTDNIDKVIHVDQSPIGRTPRSNPATYTGVFDHIRRLFAETPEAKIRGYLPGRFSFNVKGGRCEACSGDGTIKIEMNFLPDVYVPCEVCHGARYNRETLEVHYKNKTISEVLDMPIEEALEFFEAIPAISRHLRTLVDVGLGYVRMGQSAPTLSGGEAQRVKLASELQKRSTGRTLYVLDEPTTGLHFEDIRKLLGVLGRLVDQGNTVIVIEHNLDVIKTADWLIDLGPEGGNRGGEVIAEGTPEEVAADENSYTGQFLRHVLPASSVGSGTASVQAASAASQSTGASRGTTKSTATKSATTKSATGKATGARKATKKPAPAKPAAGARKTATAKKAPTAKKTATTRRS
- a CDS encoding selenium-binding protein SBP56-related protein, whose amino-acid sequence is MPRFTPDPTFYPSPRDAAAAPAEKLAYVAAFARPADKPDALAVLDVDQTSGSYGEVVGWTDLPNLGDEVHHFGWNACSSALCPTAAHPHVERRYLVVPGIRSSRIYVIDTRDDPASPRIVKVLEADELGKRAGYSRPHTVHCGPEGIYVSALGGHGEEGPGGVAILDHTTFEVRGPWEADRGDQYLAYDLWWHIGHDVAVTSEWGTPSMIENGVVPELLLANKYGHRLHFWDLRKRRNIQTVDLGAQYQMALELRPAHDPRKQYGFVGVVVSTEDLSASVWLWTREGSQFAVRKVIEIPAEPADAADLPPALQPFGAVPPLVTDIDLSVDDRFLYVSAWGTGELLQYDVTDPEHPRQTGSVRLGGVLRRTPHPAAPELALSGGPQMVEVSRDGTRVYVSNSLYGAWDDQFYPDGVGAWVAKLDVDPRTGGLTPDERFFPHGADFRGRRVHQIRLQGGDASSDSYCFP
- a CDS encoding Gfo/Idh/MocA family protein, yielding MIRIAMLSFWHVHALGYARQAQEHPGTEIVAAWDEDPARGRAEADKLGVPFHENLADVLARDDVDAVIVDTPTNIHPEVISAAARAGKHIFTEKVLALTVRECNEILAEVDKAGVALILSLPRLYHGYTQAVREVLDSGALGDLAVVRTRLSHGGAVGEGWLPEHFYDPEQCGGGALVDLGCHPMYLTRLFLGAMPESVSASYGHVTGRQVEDNAVAVLRYPNGALGVVEAGFATTYSPFTIEIHGTKGSLLFGTPEQKLLVRSPAHEDGEKWVELPVPDDQPDAFAQWVQHINDGTRATANVEMGVDLTRLMEAANHSVAVDGPVRIDSVTG